A window of Acinonyx jubatus isolate Ajub_Pintada_27869175 chromosome B2, VMU_Ajub_asm_v1.0, whole genome shotgun sequence genomic DNA:
GCTCCCCACTCCAAGTCTCTTGAGAGCAGAGGCAAACTTATATGAATCAGATATTTCAATCCTCAACCCTACACTTCCTAGAACTTCCTGACCTCATACCTGCCAAGTCACCAGAAAAGACTCAATGATTCACAACTAACTTTTCAGGAGATGGAAGGTACTGAGTCAATAAAAAGAATTGGAAATGtaccattgtttttttaaatattgctaatttgtttgctttttcaaaataattgaacAGAGAGGACTCAATTTGGTGGAAAACCAGAAATTGTTGCCATAAAAAAAGGTAAGGTATTTTCCTAACTGGAAAATGATAATTATTATGACATTTAAGTGAACGAAACTTCTTACATTTTCCATTAAGTTTTGTCTGGcaagttttgtaaatttttatgtgGTGgcctataaaaaaatgtttttgtgaaatTCTAGAATTATTCCAAGCATGATTCAATAAATGTAAGGTACATCTATGTTTCAATAATGTTAAAATGCTTTCTCctctttaatattatattttaataagcaaatCCTGTTGTATACTACTTAATTCACTGCTAATGCTTAATTCactacatatttcatttttggtatttttctcttgCCAGCAGCATTTACTTAAGGTATTCAGTTGCTCTTTGCTCCTCAAAATTATTCACTCATTTCAGATACAAAGAGTGTCCGAACTAAAAATGCAGTTTCTCTATTGTCTGGAATTATTCTTCTAGAATTCGTTGGGCATACAAATAACATAGGTATCTTGCTAAGATGTACATTTTGGGATGGCTTAAGATATTTCATTTCCCAAAATATTCCCAGGAGATGATGATGTGGCCAGTCTGGGGACCATATTTTGATTGGTGAGGCCTAGTAGGAGAAACTATAAGCAGACAAAGCTGTAGAAAAGACCTAGATTATAATGTTGTTTTTCAGCATTTAGTGGCAATATCTACCTCAGGGCCTTAGTTATAGGGGGAATGTGGCTTTCAAGTAATTTAGAAACATTAAGGCACCCAAAATTTTAATTGTCACCTAGGTTTCATTTAGAATACTGTTTATTTGGGGATAAACAACATTTAATGTTTTCCTAATGTTTTAAACTTTCCCAAACCAGAGAGAGGTCTCTAACACCATGAGAGGAGATGCTTATTAACCAGGTTACATCATGTGTTGGGAttaatttctttgcatttaatCCAACAAGCTGTTACTGCACGGTCCCCAAACACACAGCTCTGTACTGAGTATTGCAAGAGTAGGAAGGTTAACAGAATGGGTTGAAAAATTTTTACAGTCAGGgtgaagtcattttaaaaaaaacagttgtgTCTTGTTgggagcactgggtgtggtatgtaaaggatgaatcactgaattgtactcctgaaaccaatattcactgttagctaactagaaattatattttaaaaacttaaaagaaaaaagaactttgctgaaaaaggaaacaaaagtatttGAACTCGAAGTCAGCTATGAGAAGAGGAATTGGAACCACTTATCTCTATGATCTTTGGCCACCCCAACGGTCTGGAATTTCATGAGATTAACTCCAACTGGGAGAATCAAAAATAGGTTCCTGGAAGGAAATGATATTTTTGTAGAGCCTTGAAGTGCTCAGAGATGAAGGGATGGGCAATCAGGAAATGGGGTTGGCCAAGTCACGGAGTGGGCCTTTGTAGGGCAACATGGAGACAACTGTGGGCAAAAGTGACTGCGCTATTGCAGACTGAAGGGGGGGCAGGTGATAGACAGATGCTGAAAGCGTAAATTTATGGCATGCAGGATTATGCCAAGGTATGTTGTCTCCGACTTTTTCCCTTGTATCCACTGAAAAATGTATACGTGATCTTGATAAAAGGTGTACTTAGATCAATTCCTCTTGGGCTGTCTACTTCTGACACATTTTCTGATGCATAGTTTTAGTAAAACTTcctctgttctactggttttcaAACATGCCATCATTTATAGCTAATTATAAGAAAGGTGTTTTCCTTTGCTCTTagttttcactcttctttctgcccccccTCTCTGAAATGAAAGGTGCTCTGTCTGTTCTCCAGGTAATGTTTCCTGATCCCAGCTGCCTTTGAGAAGGCAACATTTTCAAGATGTCATCTCTGCCTGTTGCCAGCTGCTACGTGGCGTTATAAGGCTTACTTAAGAACCCTGAGCCACTTGGGGTCAACCAGTCATTTACACGCTAGGtaccatttttactttttgatgtCATGATGTGTAAACTACTAGAGATAGTTGTAAAGTcgatttatagaaaaaataatctttttcttctgtttgttttgttttcagtgttacATTTGAATATAGCCTACTTATTATCATCCCTGAAACGTCTTCCAAAGAGTCTTTGTGATTGTAGTCTTTAAATATTCATTGTAGTCTATGTTAGATATTAAAGAATTAACCAGAAAAGATCCAATATCATGAATTCATAAATTGCAAAccttggcttatttttttctgttacactATGTACACTATTTACGCCCTGCTCTCTTAACAAGTTTAATAGAAAATTAACACAAATCTGCTCTTCGGGTGGAATTTGGTTTTAGGCCCAGAATGATTTGGGAGCTTTACAAACGGAATTTATATCTGAGACTTTGCAGTTTGGGATCAATTTCTTGGAAGATTATATGAAAATTGACGTTATTTTCTAACTTGtggcaagagaaatgaaatagtcATTTTTAGTGTCATTTTTAGGCCTTCCAATTGGTGCTCGTTTTGATAAGAGACTGTCTTAACTGGCACACCATGAGCAGGCATTCAGAAGAGCCTATGGTTTGAGAGGCTAGTTTGAAATTTTACGTGGTTCTCTCAAGCAGTTAGGTGATCAGCTGAAATACTTTGGACTTTAGCCTTAAATTCCAGGGCGATcagaattcaaaggagaaaaagaaagcacattaTTTATGATCATCATCCACATTTGTGTGCAAACAAGACAGAAACTTTAAAATCTCCTTCTTATTACACTTAATTTGACTCAGAGTATTACAGAACAATAATACTGACTCATATCTTCCTTTGCTGATCCTTTATACCTGACATtttttcaacaattaaaaatgagaaaaaccttAATTGGGATtaatttatgtatatgtacacagacatatatacataGGAGGCGATAGCAATTTTAAGTTCTTTACCAAATAGTTAGGTTCCAGAAGAGAATGTGTTTTCTAGCAATGGTGATACTTATGTACTTATGTTAGTTGGTGCTTTGTTAATAGCATATGCAAATGTATGTCTCCTTCTATTAGAACCATGGATTATAAATGCCCATTTTCTACTACATCTTATatgatattcatattttaagGCTATGAAAATTAGATTCTGAACCTAAATTTTGTGTTGGACCACTTTTTCCTCCTACTAAAATCAGGTGTTCACATGAAGATTTTCTTCAAGAAGCTTTAACTCCATGTTATAATCTTGCACAGAAAATCTGACATCCTGCACATGTATGTGACTGGAGATATGCCAGCCTTGTTATCAGTCAGTGCTTGGAACTGAAaactaaggggaaaaagaaaaaaaaaccacctaaTGTAATGTAcctaatgtaaattatataaaagtattaatattttaacgTTTTAACTTACAAAAATGACAATTTCATAGAGGCGTGTGGTTCAACATAATAGATTACATGGaagtacaaaataaagaaaacttggCGGAGATGCCATAATTCTTATGCAGAAAATCAAGGAGGAAGGTAAAAATAACGCTAATGGTCTTAAATATCTTCACAGCCAACTCTCCCATTTTATAaaagagggaactgaggctcagggacacTGAAAAGTTGTCCAGAGTAATATGGTTGATAAGTGCTACAGCCAATCATCAAACAAGGTTGACCTGATTTCAAAGTCATCTTGTGGGATGTAAGATAGCCAGGAAGCTGGAAAATGCACAAAATCACATAATATGTCTTTGTAAACATTCCATTTGAGGTCTCTACTTCTGAAAGTGTGTGTGCAGTTTCCCTTATATAAATAGTAATGTGCATAGAGGAAAATTTGATCTCATGTTAAAACACCTCCTAGAATCCTCTCAATCCTTAAAGAAATGGAGCAGTTATTTATATACAGCCCTCATATGATGTTGCTTCAATGTCACGGCTGTCATCATTAAGGTCATGTGGGCAACTGAGGTGTGACAGGGAGTTTCTTGGGCAACACTACACTTTAAGCGTTCATGTCTTCATGGACTTACATACTGTATAAGGTCAATGGTGAGTCTGTGCTTTCCAGATCGTATTTAATTTATGAAAGTCTGTGAGTTTCGGCAGGAAGAAAATCTTCAACTCCCCTCAGTGGTAGGTAAGGTTCTAAACATTGTAAAAGGGGCTGAAAAGGGCCAGTATAACCTCATTTTAACGTGTTCATGAAACACCAATGGAGTTTtatgccaccatcaccaccacctcgTAGGTGCATTTAACTAAAAAactcagcagcttttttttttcttttactgacaTCTTTGTATTTATCTGAACTTACTATCTTTAATCCTCTTATCACTAGCCTAAGGGATCAATAAAGTATGTCTACAGCAATCCCTCCTGTCTGCCTGTCTAAACGTTGTCTAAATAATGAGGGATTATTTTACAACACCATCAGAAGCAATTGAATCCTGGAAGGTATGTTCACAAACTGTGCTCCCGGGTCTAGTCCATTCCTTTACAGCAAAGTTTCAAGTACATTGAAGCAACTGCTTTAATTGGAACaatgcagatattttttaaaacagacataatttgccatttatttttactgttatttgtTCAAAAATATGTACCTAGTGTCTGCCACAAGCACTAACCAAGGTGCTGAGAATCCAGGGGTGAATGAGATCCGACAGGTTCCTTGCCTCAAGgtagtatattaaaaaattgtgTCTGATAAGATTTAGCTGGTACTTAGAGTTGATTataaaggcaagaaaagacaAGATGCGAGCTGATGTATATTTTAACACAGATAATACATTCAACAACTGTTTATCGACTGCTATCACTTATATGCTAAAATGGGGCCCAGGTTAGATGCTCACAACCTTTCCTTGgtgaaaaccaaagaagaaagagaggcaatGAGGAGTGGAGGAGCGTCTACAGTGGAGAGAAACAAATCCGTGATCTTGGTCAGATGTGCCTCAGGACTGAAAGTACTATTCAATGAATTCCTGCATTGAGCCACATCCTTTATTCtatgttttcctttcatcttgtttctctgtttttccactttctattttttttaggaGAAGATAATTTAAAACCAAGGACCTTTCGGGTACCAATCATTCACAGATTTTCAGAGCCTCTGAAAGGCCATCTATTCTAGCACACCTCCTTTTCCCGGGAGCTCACAGCTAGTGAGAGGTAACGCTCACAGTAGAAGAAGAACCCCTAATCCAAGGATATTTTGCCCCCTCTCCTTTGGAAGTAAGTACGTCCCTAACCCAGAGCAAACAGGAGAGCCACATGGAGCAGTCAGCTCAAAAAGGATCCCCCTAAGACTTTCTGAAGAGAAACCTTCCTGAGACTTGGGAAAAGATGCTTCTCCAACTACATTGAACAGGTTTTTCTGTCATGACCAGGTTCTTTTACTTTTCCCTGTCAatcaggaaagagagacagaatcagaaggaaTGAAAGGAACTTCTGACACTTTGAGACCAGAGACCAGTAAGGGACCTTTCGTGCTGCTCTTCCTTAGGGTTCTAAAGGCAAAACTAAGTTGAGTCTGCCTAAGTAGATGAACTTGCCAAATGTACGCTATGGTTGAATCTCTGTGGCTTGGAAGAATCTGACGTAGGGCAAGAGTGTCTCTTGTGTCTGACTCAGACAAGATTGGACTTGTCTTTCTATAGCTCACTAAGTAGATTTGATGCTTTGTGAGACGCACGGTGTCTAGCTTCTCCAGAACCAGCCAGTGGTTTTTCATGGTGGCGTCCCAAAGTAAAGAGCAGGGAGGTGCAATAACTTACTGAGAGGTTGGACTTACGCAATTTGTCCATCATCTCTTATTCAGCCCACTGTGACCAACAGCAGGTACGTGAGATTTGACTCACCCAAGTCTGTGAATATGAAATTTGTGATACTTCTGAGTCACTCGGGGATGGCATATATGTCCAGTAGTTAGAATTTCAGATGAATGACAACACTCTAGAAATACAGGGGAGGGGAACaaagaaggaagggcagaagagaaggacagaggagaggagaggaagggagtaGAGAGTAGAGAAACTTTGAAGCGTTAGCCCAGGTGCATGGTTTGACCCATAGGTACGTGGTTTTCCTTGTATTTCAACAGCTATATGCCAGTTATAACTCTTACAACATCTGCAGACTCTTTAAAACGAAGAGTTTAAATTATTGAAAGAATACCTAAAGAAAAACACCGCGATTTCACTTAGCTTTTGTGtattaagtatttttatgatGAGAGATGTTAACTTGTTGTAGTGCAAAGGAGTTTCTAGAAAAGTGGTTGCTCAAGGTAAAAGTTGaccataaattcttttttcttaaatagctttattgagaggTATATTGATAGACAAAGAACTGCACAATTTGATTAGTTTGGACATCATACACCTGTGATACCATTACCATGGTCAAGGTAAGGGACATAACCAACAAGTTCTGGccctttctttttagttttagttgtgtgcgtgtgtgtgcatgcgagtgtgtgtgtgtgtgtgtgtgtgtgtgtgtgtgtgttaagaacaCTTACATGAGATTTACCCTCTTAACATATTTTGAAGTACACAATaccatattattaactataggcaCTCTGATGTACAACAGacctctagaatttattcatgtaGCATAACTAAAACTTTGTATCCATTGAACAAtaactccccacctcccccacgcTGGTAACCACTATTGTCTTCTCTGCTTCATGGGTTTGACTATTACAGATCCCTATACAAGTGGAATAAACTCTTAAGAAGCTCTCAATACCTTAAAAGAACAGAGCAATCAATAGATAAACCCAGGTcgaatgaacaaatggatgagtggaatagaataaaatagaacaggaaAGAATAAGTAGTTGAAACTTTTCCTGCCCTAATGCAGCAAATAACTCAGAGCGCAACCACAATtggcataattttaaatatttaaataaatggaaattgaaaTGAATTCATAACAGATGTCTTTTTTTATGcaattaatgcttttttttatgCGCTTAGGAGCTGAAGTTTCCTGGAATCATTTTTAAGAGGAGAGGAAACACAGACTCATCTTCCTAGAAAAGGGACTTTTAAGTGATAAAGCACTATGGATCCAATTTATATTCCTGAAGACTTCTCTGGTTGTCCAAAATTTGGGAATAAATCTTGTCCTCCCGTAAACCGCTCTTTGCATGTCCGAGTGATAATGTATTCAATTATGACTGCAGCCACGTTTATCACTATCTTTGGAAACTTGGTTATAATGATTTCCATATCACATTTCAAACAGCTTCACTCTCCCACAAACTTTCTGATCCTCTCCATGGCAACCACCGACTTCCTTCTGGGTTTTGTCGTCATGCCATACAGCATGGTGCGATCAGTGGAGAGCTGCTGGTATTTTGGGGATGGCTTTTGTAAATTCCATGCAAGCTTTGACATGATGCTTAGCCTAACCTCCATTTTCCACCTCTGTTCCATTGCTATTGATCGATTTTATGCCGTGTGCTACCCTTTACACTATGCGACCACCATGACCACCTCCATGATAAAGCGACTGTTAGCATTTTGCTGGTCGGCACCTGctcttttttcattcagtttagtTCTATCCGAGGCCAACGTTGCCGGCATGCAGAGCTACGAGATTCTTGTTGCTTGTTTCCATTTCTGTGCACTTACGTTCAACAAATTTTGGGGGACGATATTGTTCACTACATGTTTCTTTACTCCTGGCTCCATCATGGTTGGTATTTATGGCAAAATCTTTCTTGTTTCCAAACGACATGCTCAAGTTATCAGCAACATGCCTGAAAACACAAAGGtggaagtgaaaaaaaacttATCTAAGAAAAAGGACAGGAAAGCAGCTAAGACCCTGGGAATAGTAATGGGGGTGTTTTTAGCATGCTGGCTGCCTTGCTTTCTTGCTGTCTTGATAGACCCATACTTAGACTATTCCACTCCCATAATAGTACTTGACCTTTTAGTGTGGCTTGGGTACTTCAACTCTACTTGCAACCCCCTCATTCATGGGTTTTTTTACCCGTGGTTTCGGAAAGCTCTTGAGTACATATTGTCAGGCAAAATATTTAGCTCTCACTCAGGAACTGCAAACCTATTTCCTGAggcacattaataaaaaaaaaaaaaagctattacaaAAGTGAAGAGAGTATTGAAAATGAGACTTATCATTTTGGCCTCATGCCTCACATTAATGATACTATTAAATTTCAGTAATCTGGATAAGTGTCTCCTAACGTGCGCAACAGTTACCTTCAGTATCTTTGACCCATCAGGCATCAGCCATGTATTAACTGTGAACTCTATCTAATCAACACTCCCATCTGACTGGGGGAAAATACACAAAAGGAgtataaaacatttcagaatggGTTGGCCTCTACTTACACACATGAGACAATTATAAACCCATAAAAGAATCAatgtaagaataaagaaaataaagtgctaATGGTTTTGGTTGCTGACTCCACTCTAGGAATTCAGAAAATAGATTATTGAGGCCTGCGGACCCATGGAGAAAGTGTGACATAAGGTTGGTCTATACTACCAACTAGCAGTCAGTCTCCTTTATTGTTTGGTTTGGGAGAATTATTAACCATCATTATATGAATTATTCAGTCATTTCCTGACACCCCGAAGCTTACTACAAAGAGCTGCCCATTGGAGAAGCAGTTGATTACAAATCATCATATGCAATTTGAGCTTTTATCCTTGTGATTTCTCACTCCGTGGTTTATATTTGAAAtgacttcctgtttctttgtcCCCACCTTCTTCCTCTGCATGCTGTGTCTACACCACTTGCCAGCAATCACAAAGCCTCTCCCTGTACTCGTTTAAATCATTTTCTCTGTAAGTTGCCCTGCCATCCTGCCAAATACATTTCATCCACACCACAATGCCTGTGATTTAAGTCAGATCATGAATGTTTGGTGAGAATCCTTCCAGTGATTCTTCTGTGAAACACtgagaaaaaacagaaacttcCTTTTATCTGATAGATTGGAAAACACATGCGTACGTGTAACAACCATGTGCACATCCTGTCCTACGTTGGATTAAGTTGTGGGATGGAAaagaggaggagcagaaggagggcCGATTGCTCCTGAATCCAAGTTCAGCTTTAGGTCAGACTTTGAATAGGCAAATTTAATTCTGGCTTTTTCCCGACTCTCTTCTAAGCTCTTCTCTCCCCATACCCTGACATCCATGTTCTAGGTCCAGCTATGGACAATCATTGGGCTCCACTTGTGCCTTGAAGGACAACATGATTCCATAAGGATGATTCCTCTTCACCATGATTACAGTTTTCATTTCCTGTACTTGTTGGTAGAAAAGCAAAGGGGTGTAATAAATGCATAATTGAAGTACTTTCAAATCtgccaaaatatttactaatgcAGTGCAACTGCTCGTCTTGAGacgagagggagggagattggGTATGAGTAGCACTGCCTGGCTCCTTCTTCCTGAGAGTCCCAAAAGACTGTGGACACCACCCAAGTATACCTCTTCCCTCACAGTTGATGAccagggggcctggctggctcagtcagtaaagcatatgTCTCCTGATCTCAggatcctgagtttgagccccatattgagtgtaaagattactttaaaaaaattatcacagaTGAAGACCTTACAACTGACTTGCTGACTGTAGATAGAAATCtattctaaatataaatggaataatctaTTGGAATAGATTCAGCTAGGCAATGCATGTAATAGCTCTAAGGCTATAGGAAAACTGTCTCTATTCATTGATATAGATATTGAGTCCTCAATAAAGGATATAAACACTCATCATATGCCTTCCCTCCCATCTGTGTTAACTAGTGTTCTTGCCTCAGGTTTCACAGCTTTCTGATCTACTCTACACAGTTTTCTGAAGTTAACAACTTTCTTCTTAAATATCTTCCATTGTTTCTATGCTGGATTCCCTCTATTTACACTAGTGGGGAGCACAGATTAAGATTAGGATTAAGGGGGTCCCTTGCTGTGGGGTGTCCAATGGCATTCTACCAATGAGAAGCACCGCAGGAGATTGAAGGATGGACAGAAGTTGAAATCAGGGTAACGCAGATAATCTCTCTGTCACATTGCCCTGGAGTTGGCTGACTTCATACAGGAAAGGACATGTGGAGTCCCTCTCCATACAACTATTCTCTCAAGTTCCCATAgcttctccctttccctgtcaCTTAGGGCCCCACAGGGTGGTGGGTGACTCTATGTTATTGCTGCCCCTGGATACTAGGCTGTTTCTTGCTGGTTTTCTTAATGCTGCCCACATCATTGTAAATAGTCCCTTTATTAAACTCTCTCAATCACCCAGGTTGattgtgccatctgtttcctgctagACACATGGTGAGTGTAGCTTTCATTGCTCTAAGGCAAAGTTTTGAAATTCTTCTCAAAAACATCAAATCTGTCCAAACCCAACTTggcctttctttgtgttttcacatTTAGTCACTTCTCTGAAGGGATTGTTGGTGTCCAATAAATCATTCTTCAGTTAGTCCTACCTGGGGGCAACTTGCCTTTCTCCTCTACCtgacaaactttttatttttaggataagTCATCAATGTAAGATTTATGGTGTCCTTTTTGTGTATAGAAAAGATTATTTGAGGTAATTTTGGCTTCTAAAATTAATCTTTCactcacaaaataataatattgaaaaacATAGCGCTtccttaaaaatcttatttaacttataagttttatttaatgGTAACATATAAACTATAATTTATAAACAGAATATAGTTACTCTATTTCCACAGTTAGTAACTTCTAACATCTTTAAGGGGCAAATACAGCTATTTAATTgaattatcttaatattttacttgtatttatcaaaatgttcaacttctcttttttgtagtttttaattttataattttttaaattttatttaattttattttaagtagtctccacgcccaacatggagcttaaactcatgaccccaagattaagagttccatgctctaccaactgaattAGCCAAGAGCAACCCTTAATTTCCCTCTTGAAAATTTGTCAGACTAATGCATAAAACTTTTCCTAGTACTTAGAAACTCTTGTAGACTTAATGACTTACAAATATGGTAATTTTAagattctgttgttttattttattattttttttattttaaagagaaagagagagcatgagcaggggaaggggcagagggaaagagagtgagagcatcccaagcaggttccacgctcagtatgaagcctgacacaaggctcgatctcatgacctgggatcatgacctgagttaaaatcaagagtcagatgttcaattgactgagccacccgagcgaTCCGGTAATTTAAGATTCTTAGCAATTATAATACCATTTATAGACTTACCAAACTTTTCTTGGGCCTTTCAACTTAAAAATCATGgctaaattaattatttaataacagATTTTATACAACAGAATAagaggcttctgcacagcaaaggaaaacaatcaacaaaactaaaagacaacctactgaatgggagattatacttgcaaatgacctatcctataaaaggttagtatcaaaaatgtttaaagaacttACACGactcaacagccaaaaacaaataatcaaattaaaaaataggcagaagacatgaacagacattgttccaaagaagacatccagatggacaacagacacacgactagatgctcaacatcactcatcatccgggaaatgcaaatcaaaaccacagtgagatatacctcacaccttttagaatggctaaaatcaaaaaaagaaaaaaaaacagaagaaagaacaaatgttggcaaggatgtagagaaaaaagaaccctcttgcattgttggtgcaCCAACAATTGTTGCACCATtgttgcaaactggtgcaggcagtctggaaaacagtatggcttttcctcaaaaagttaaaagcagaagtactctatgatccagtaatcttactactgggtatttactcaaaaaatacaaaaccactaattcaaagggatacatgcatctctgtttattgcagcattatttataattgccaaattatggaagcgacccaagtgtccatgaatggataaagaagaggtggaatatacatgtatatcaatattattcagccattgaaaggaatgaaatctttttaatttgcaacgacatggatggagcgacagagtataatgctaagcaaaataattcagtcagagaaatacaaaagctatatgatttcactcatatacagaatttaagagacaaaacaaagacaaaacaagaagagaaagaaagagagagacaaaccaagaaacagactgttaacaatagagaacaaactggtgattaccagagaggaggtaggtggtgaggggatgggtgaaataggtgatggggattaaagagttcACTTATCACgacgagcactgagtaatgtatggaattgttgaatccctGTATTATCTACCTGAGACAAATATAACACTATATTTCGACTACactgaattaatatttaaaaacttaataaaaaaatccctaaagaagtaggaaaatattCCATACTAATGGATTTAAATTCTCAATATGGATTGAAGATGACAATGCTCCCTGTCGATGTATAGGTTAAATGCGATCCCAATCAAAAGCCCATcaagatgtgtgtgtgcgtgtgtgtgtgtgtgtgtgtgtg
This region includes:
- the LOC106976857 gene encoding trace amine-associated receptor 3 — its product is MDPIYIPEDFSGCPKFGNKSCPPVNRSLHVRVIMYSIMTAATFITIFGNLVIMISISHFKQLHSPTNFLILSMATTDFLLGFVVMPYSMVRSVESCWYFGDGFCKFHASFDMMLSLTSIFHLCSIAIDRFYAVCYPLHYATTMTTSMIKRLLAFCWSAPALFSFSLVLSEANVAGMQSYEILVACFHFCALTFNKFWGTILFTTCFFTPGSIMVGIYGKIFLVSKRHAQVISNMPENTKVEVKKNLSKKKDRKAAKTLGIVMGVFLACWLPCFLAVLIDPYLDYSTPIIVLDLLVWLGYFNSTCNPLIHGFFYPWFRKALEYILSGKIFSSHSGTANLFPEAH